The DNA region AAAGTTGTTTGGAATAAATTATGGGTCAAACCATAAATCGAAAGGCGTAAACAATAAGTGGTGAGCAGTGGAGGCTGAAAGCTGATAACTATTTTTGAAAGACTTTGTATGTAATCTTATTTCCATCCGAACATATCTGTATGAATCCGTTTTTATCTGTTCTTAATAAGGGTATGGAGAGGTTTTTATATCTCTGAAGGGCTTCTTCGCTTGGTAGACCCTTTATACCAGGACCTCCACTCAATATTGCAATATCAGGTTTGTAAGCGGCGTGCCTGACAGGATAAGCTTTTCCTCTATATCCTTTTCTATATCACCCGTGAGGAGAAAGGTATTATTTTTGTATATGACCTTCAGGACGAGTGAGGCATTGTTAAGATTTTCTAAGGAGAAGTTTGGTTCGGGATTGAAAACGAGTATTTGCATATTATTTTTGAAGGTGTAATTGTCACCCCTTTTCCAGGTCTGAACAGGTATGCCCTTATCCCTTATGAGTTTCATAACTTCAATGAATTTCTCTTCCTTTATGAAATATGTGCTTGCGACAAATTGCCTTACATTAAAATTTTGCAGGATATAAGGAAGGCCACCAATATGGTCTCCATGGGGATGGGTGTTTATTACACAATTTAGTGTCAAAATCTTTTTGGAGAGGAGTATGGGTGTCAGGATTCTATTAATATTCTCATGCCTTTCGGCGCTTCTATGAGGATAGAATCGCCAATCCCTACGTCTATGAAATTGATGCGCATGTTATTGTTAAACCTTTTTTCATAGGCAAGATAGACATGTATGGTTGAAACTGGCATGATGACAAAAATTAACAGGGCAAGGATAAGTTTTCTTCGAGAAAATATCAGCGCAAATGCAAAGGTAAAATACAGGATAATTTCAAAGAGGGTAGGGCGGATGATAGGATAAATGTATCCGGCGTTCAGATACTTAAGAATCTGCATATTTATATTTAAAATTTCCCCGGCCAATCTCAATATATATTCACCATAGGGCAATACCATTCCAATAAGGCTCATTGGCATTGCAAGGATACACATAAGCGGGATGGCAATAATGTTATGAATAACAGAAAATGGGTTTATACCATAAAAGTG from Pseudomonadota bacterium includes:
- a CDS encoding MBL fold metallo-hydrolase, producing MLTLNCVINTHPHGDHIGGLPYILQNFNVRQFVASTYFIKEEKFIEVMKLIRDKGIPVQTWKRGDNYTFKNNMQILVFNPEPNFSLENLNNASLVLKVIYKNNTFLLTGDIEKDIEEKLILSGTPLTNLILQY
- a CDS encoding ComEC/Rec2 family competence protein — translated: HFYGINPFSVIHNIIAIPLMCILAMPMSLIGMVLPYGEYILRLAGEILNINMQILKYLNAGYIYPIIRPTLFEIILYFTFAFALIFSRRKLILALLIFVIMPVSTIHVYLAYEKRFNNNMRINFIDVGIGDSILIEAPKGMRILIES